The Hoplias malabaricus isolate fHopMal1 chromosome 9, fHopMal1.hap1, whole genome shotgun sequence genome contains a region encoding:
- the cxcl19 gene encoding C-X-C motif chemokine 19, which yields MLITMTHFTMKFFLLLVLMTSSLLLTNAMQPLGRGYNRQCMCLQLESRFIPRHKLLNVEIFPKGSHCKTTEVITTLVSGQRICLNPRAAWVKKVIQLFEKKEEGPNTS from the exons ATGCTCATCACCATGACACACTTCACAATGAAATTTTTCCTTCTGTTGGTTTTGATGACATCCAGCCTTCTCCTCACAAACG CGATGCAACCTCTTGGGAGAGGCTACAACAGGCAGTGCATGTGTTTGCAGCTGGAGTCTAGATTCATCCCTCGCCATAAGCTGCTGAATGTAGAGATTTTTCCCAAAGGATCACACTGCAAAACTACAGAGGTCAT CACTACTTTGGTGAGTGGACAGAGGATTTGTCTGAATCCCCGGGCAGCGTGGGTTAAAAAAGTCATCCAGTTATTTgagaagaaagaggaagggCCAAATACTTCATAA